The genomic window cagtgtaaacaatgaattcaaaatataaaaaaatacatgagtATTCCCTATTGGTCGTACATACTAAGCTTCCGCGGATAGTTCAtcaaataaacgaaaataagAAATTGATATGTGTCATTGACAACGATTTCTTAGACgattaaacaaaagttaataaaaatttttcgtaatttctATAAGAATTCATCCTCAAAGAACAAATTATCGCTCAAGAAGCCACTATCGAATCAGTATGTCTTTAGGAAAGACAATTTCTATCaacataattttccaaattattgcAAACCTCtgctaagtaaataaaattcagaataaaaaattaccaatattGATGCATAACAATTGAAATAGCTGCAATAGTATCTAATACAGGATTTGGAACAGCTATAGCTATTGGTAACGTAACTAATAAACCAACGGCCAATAAACGTTCAATGGTCCACAATTTGCTATGGTCCATAGCACTCATACGTTTTGGGGATAGTTGAATATTtctaatggatgttattatttGACTATTTTTTGGTGTTAATAAACTTTTCGAGGTATTTACAAACATAATCTTCGATTTGTTGACATTTTGAATTAATGTATTCGAGCTGCATCGTAATGATTTTGCACCAAGTACAGATGCATTTGTCGCTAAATATCGAACAGGTGtggctgaaaaaataatatcaacatcgaaaaaaatttttaactcatacgaaaatttaatcaaagttACGTAATAGacgtgaaattattattaataaaattttatttctttgggGTAATAATTATCCAAATGattatgaaatcaaaattagtatggaaattttttttgaaaaacttaccTCGAACGTTATTACATGCTCCACGAATTAAGACCGAAAACATTTTGTtcgattaaatgtttttttttttattaataatatatattacgattcgaaaaaaaatttttcggtcttaataataaaatatttaataatattgaacagaattattttgatttgacgTTGCCAACCAAAGATTATgcaatagaatttttatttattttggttacTTTAGCAAATGttcaaaacatacaaatttcatGGTCGTTTACTCATTACCGAAGTTTTGACGTAAGCAGGGCTTCCAACCtagaaaaaaagaagttaatttttcgaatttgaaaAAGGTGACTTTTGGATTGAGgccacagattataatttataacataaatagaTAGACAACTCTACTATACATGAAATGTTGTCCAaaagccccccccccccccagagTAAGTCACTTACAGTgaactattaaaaaacaaaaatggcgggaattaggtactatttgaattatttctatttagtttatctttttttttttaaattttttgtatttatttgtcttctaataaataaaataacaaatattaataaaataataatttattgcaatatttgaaacaaaatagcatttattttaatatgaacattattaataacaattaattattagtttgatgtaagttaaatgtaatgttaaaccattttatttcgttaatagTCAATTATAATCACAAATAAACACTACCTAAATGGAATCAACACGATTAAGAAGACCTAAGCGATAAAATAAACTCAgtacataccataaaaaaatcggaaaataatataaacacactTAAAACGactaaattacattaattagtTTATGAACGGGGGCACAATGAAAACGgccaaaatacttaaatattgtcACTATTCAAATAATccacaaaatgttaataaagacaatcaattgagaatacacacaaagaaatttaacgaattttaatgacatgcaaacgaattttgaaagacgtaatgtttatttctttaaaaatatataaaatattgcttccccaacaaccattgaaatggataaattattatcaaaactaataGATGGTCTCACACGAATATAACGTGTAGAGCCACCTAGAGAAAGGCACCTACAGAGAaccaaaatagtaaaaattttacagataGTCTTGGGCATAGTCGGTCACCACTGAGAGCGCTCAATTTAGTTCATCATCCAATGGCGAACTAGTTCGCTCTATTAGTTCATTagttctttttttgaaataatttagtaaaaacaataaatgaaaaaaaataaaaatagaaatagaaaataaaatgttaattttaattaaactttccGTAGAATCAGATATgattattcaaaacaattatttaaagtcCGTTATTAGATGTGGATATGAAGTTGTTTAGTATCGAtaatatcgaaatatcgataatatCGATATATCAAGGGGCGCGCACAGTAAAAGTAAATAACTCGGTTGATCACATAGCGCCACTGCCTACTGCCTAGTACAGTGGacgctaaaaaaaatatagcaagtgaaaacaaacaattgactgagttaattgttgaaataccatgtatagacagtgttgatgcgcaatcgtttgtttttttgacgtcacgtaaataacaaaagatattcacttttaaatagacacacacgcaactgatattcctatattaatacatatactataaaatttgcacctaattaacgccctcgtaggtaaacagtgatgtttacaaaaaaatgtttcaaacaagttttttatttttttataaggaacattttttacatttaaacttttgttctatctctaacggtttacaagatgggtcctacggacccaagacacaattgacctatgataggctatgatgctcatttacgaacttgacctcactttttacgtcctgagtacgctttaaaaatttcagctcgatatattttttcgtttttgagttatcgtgtccacagacggacggacggacggacaaccggaaatggactaattaggtgattctatgaatacctataccaaaatttttttcgtagcatcaatatttttaagcgttacaaacttgggacgaaacttaatatactatgtatatttcatatatacgtggtataaaaaGAACTGACAGCGAGATCATCGATGAACTAGTTCGCATAGTTCACCTAAAGGAGCGCTCTTCCCACCTAGGTCGTTCACGAACTAGGTCGTTCACGAACCGAGACTATTTACAGGGAGTTacagatctgttttaaattaaaaactataatctgtgggtccaacataaaataaaccaactctAGTGggtaaaagtattataaaaccagaatattttttgcgttttaataaagttttaaaaaatggcaACGATTCTATTTGAAgaagttgaaattaaaaatgaaatatttgaagccAATGATACAATGAAAGACGGacgaattaaaaatgaaattctagAAGATAGCAACAGTGTTAAAATGGAAGAAATACTAGAAAACAGTAGTGATTTTAAACAAgaacaaatcaatgaaaacgATACAATTAACAATGacaattttaaacttgaaagACAATTGAACCCAGAATTATTTAGTGTTGATACTGAAGATCAACAAGCATTCTCAAGTAATGTTCATGCTGtagaaaagaaacatttttgtgatatttgcaataaaacatttaataataatagtaatttagtTGAACATAAATTGACTCATagtgaaaaaaatactttttcatgtGATaagtgtgataaaacatttaatagacAAAACAGTttgaataaacataaaataatacattctggtgataaactatttttttgtgacatttgtaataaaaaatttacaagacaTTGGAGTTTAGTTCAACACAAACGAATtcacactggagaaaaaccatttttatgtgatatttgtaatcgGGCATTTACTGACGCGAGTagtttagttaaacataaacgaactcatactggtgaaaaaccatattTATGTGGTATTTGTAGTCGGGCATTTAACGACGCGAGTagtttagttaaacataaacgaactcatactggtgaaaaaccatattTATGTGATATCTGTAGTCGGGCATTTACTCATGCGAGTagtttagttaaacataaacgaactcatactggtgaaaaaccatatttatgtgatatttgtaatcgGGCATTTACTGACGCGAGTagtttagttaaacataaacgaactcatactggtgaaaaaccatatttatgtgatatttgtaatcgGGCATTTACTGACGCGAGTagtttagttaaacataaacgaactcatactggtgaaaaaccatatttatgtgatatttgtagtCGGGCATTTACTGACGTGAGTagtttagttaaacataaacgaactcatactggcgaaaaaccatatttatgtgatatttgtagtCGGGCATTTACTCAGGCGAGTAATTTAGTtgaacataaacgaactcacatcgaaattaaagtattttcgTGTAATCTTTGTACTAAATCATTTGCCagacaaaataatttagttcaacataaacgaatccatagtggagaaaaaccgTTTGTATGTGAGGTTTGTAGTAaagcatttaattatttacgtcATCTACTTAATCATAAAAGGACTCATAATGGGACAAAAAGATTTTCATGtcgtaataaaacatttaatgaaaaaagtagtttagttgaaaataaattggttCACACCACGAGTGCGAGTGGTGCTAGTGACCACGAGAAAAAGGAACATTTATTGCCAGctatttacgaaaatattaaacttgacaaacaattaaatacagaagtcactattaaaaatgaagaatatCCCGATAAATCGCTTCATAccgtagaaaaaacatttccacAAAATAAATCTAGCGAAAACGAGAAAAAGGAACATTTATTGCCagttatttacgaaaatattaaacttgacaaacaattaaaaacagAAGTCACTATAAACCCCGATCAATCGCTTCAcgccatagaaaaaacattttcccgAAATAAATCTGGTGAATGCGAGCAAAAGGAACATTTATTACCAGTTTTTAGCGAAACTATGAAGCTTGAGAAACAATTAAATACAGAAGTCGCTATAAACCCCTATAAATCGCTTCACAccgtagaaaaaacattttcacgaAATAAATCTAGCGAACACGAGAAAAAGGAACAATTATTGCCAGTTATTTACGAGAATATTAAACTGGAAGAAAGTGTTACAATACAAGATGCACACATTAAAAATACGATATCGAAAGAAAGCAAAACTGATAGCATGGAAGAGATGCCTGATAACAAAAGTGGTATTAGTTGGGAATCTGAACGAAGTCATAAAAATGAGGAGCAAAAATTCAATACAGAAATATTGTCcattaaagatgaaatattagATGCGAATGTTTTAGAACCACACATTCAAATTAACGATCAACCATTTATATCTCGAAAGTTTggtttaattaaacataaacgaattcgctcgagagaaaaaacatttttatgtgatatttgtagCAGAGCATTTAAGAGTCGAAGTCATTTAAATGAacataaacggactcatactggtgaaaaaccatatttatgtgatatttgtagtAAATCATTTAGCCATGGGAGtagtttatttaaacataaacaaattcaCACGGGAATGAAACCATTTtcgtgtgatgtttgtaatCTTAGTTTCAATAGACAAAGTAGTTTAAATACACATAAATTTCTTCacactggtgaaaaaccatatttatgtgatatttgtagtAAATCTTT from Chrysoperla carnea chromosome 2, inChrCarn1.1, whole genome shotgun sequence includes these protein-coding regions:
- the LOC123293292 gene encoding succinate dehydrogenase [ubiquinone] cytochrome b small subunit, mitochondrial gives rise to the protein MFSVLIRGACNNVRATPVRYLATNASVLGAKSLRCSSNTLIQNVNKSKIMFVNTSKSLLTPKNSQIITSIRNIQLSPKRMSAMDHSKLWTIERLLAVGLLVTLPIAIAVPNPVLDTIAAISIVMHQYWGLEAICNDYVRPIVVGHTIPKVTHFLLIALTLATLGGLFYFNYNDMGLGRAIRRIWSLESSKPSSSSTKTH